The DNA window AGTTTTTCACATGGATCGGTGGAGGGCTTCCAGTCATTGTGATCATCATCCTTACGATGGTTGTTTTGTTTGTGTTTCTTAGGCATCGTAAAGAGCTCATTTTTCTAGTAACCGTAGTAATTGGCTCGGCGCTGATTAATATGGTGCTAAAACATCTATTCAGTCGCTCACGTCCAGATTTTCACCGCCTGATTGAGGTGGGAGGTTACAGCTTTCCTAGCGGTCATTCTATGTCTGCATTTAGCTTTTATGGGGCTCTTGCATATTTGCTATGGAGACATATCCCCGGTTCATTAGGACGTGTGATTCTTATCGTACTTAGCTCCATGTTTATTCTATTCATTGGGTTAAGTCGTATATATTTGGGTGTGCATTATCCGAGTGATGTATTAGGAGCTTATCTCGTGAGTAGTTGCTGGCTGTCATGTTCCATCTGGGGACATCAACGACTGATGGAGCACTCAAACATTCCTCACATATAAAAATAATAAATATCATTAAAGCTAACGAAAGTCTCAAATCCTCGATTTGGGGCTTTTTTTGCTGCTGA is part of the Paenibacillus segetis genome and encodes:
- a CDS encoding phosphatase PAP2 family protein; the encoded protein is MNSTKQSRPSFVLLYTSVIYACLFGLIAIAVGNLKIEQFDHVIISYVQGMESPTLTTVMKFFTWIGGGLPVIVIIILTMVVLFVFLRHRKELIFLVTVVIGSALINMVLKHLFSRSRPDFHRLIEVGGYSFPSGHSMSAFSFYGALAYLLWRHIPGSLGRVILIVLSSMFILFIGLSRIYLGVHYPSDVLGAYLVSSCWLSCSIWGHQRLMEHSNIPHI